One window of Amaranthus tricolor cultivar Red isolate AtriRed21 chromosome 11, ASM2621246v1, whole genome shotgun sequence genomic DNA carries:
- the LOC130827465 gene encoding peter Pan-like protein isoform X2 — protein MARFRNRKRSKIVVKSNLKNKQLPTVDQVTGKKIPQNFVFSRTKLPSSLRQLEMDLRKLMLPYTALKLKEKKRNNIKDFLNVAGPMGVTHFLILSKTHTAPFLRVAKIPQGPTLTFKIHKYSLAVDVAQSQLRPRCPQDLFKNSPLLVLSGFGTGEEHLTLTTRMFQHMFPTIDVNTVKLCLCQRIVLMNYNKETKLIDFRHYSIRLQPVGVSRRIRKFVQNHQVPDLRNLQDVSDFVTRFLTIVTWKLHSVWNGEREREQEHETQPRLTRERLGLVMDLKVKLMKKLQLSTS, from the exons ATGGCTCGATTTCGAAAT aggaaaaggagcaagaTAGTTGTTAAGTCGAATTTGAAAAACAAGCAGCTTCCTACTGTTGATCAAGTTACTGGGAAGAAGATACCCCAAAATTTTGTATTCTCTAGAACAAAGCTTCCTTCTTCTTTACGACAACTTGAAATGGATTTGAGGAAATTGATGCTTCCTTATACTGCCCTTAAGCTCAAG GAAAAAAAGAGGAACAATATCAAGGACTTTTTGAATGTTGCTGGACCTATGGGCGTAACTCATTTCCTGATATTGTCTAAAACCCATACTGCGCCATTTTTGAGAGTTGCAAAGATCCCACAGGGTCCAACTCTTACATTTAAAATCCACAAATACTCATTAGCTGTGGATGTTGCTCAATCTCAGTTGCGGCCTCGATGTCCACAAgatcttttcaaaaattctcCATTG CTTGTTTTATCCGGCTTTGGCACTGGAGAGGAACATTTAACTCTGACAACTAGAATGTTTCAGCACATGTTCCCTACTATTGATGTTAATACA GTAAAACTTTGTCTCTGTCAGAGAATAGTATTGATGAATTATAACAAAGAAACTAAACTTATAGATTTCCGGCATTATTCTATAAGATTACAACCTGTTGGTGTGTCACGGAGGATAAGAAAATTTGTGCAGAATCATCAGGTGCCTGATTTAAGAAACCTGCAGGATGTGAGTGATTTTGTTACCAG GTTTCTAACCATTGTTACCTGGAAGTTACATTCGGTTTGGAACGGGGAACGAGAACGGGAACAGGAACACGAAACGCAACCTAGATTGACTCGGGAACGATTGG GACTGGTTATGGATCTGAAAGTGAAGCTGATGAAGAAGCTGCAACTGTCAACCTCATGA
- the LOC130827465 gene encoding peter Pan-like protein isoform X1, with protein MARFRNRKRSKIVVKSNLKNKQLPTVDQVTGKKIPQNFVFSRTKLPSSLRQLEMDLRKLMLPYTALKLKEKKRNNIKDFLNVAGPMGVTHFLILSKTHTAPFLRVAKIPQGPTLTFKIHKYSLAVDVAQSQLRPRCPQDLFKNSPLLVLSGFGTGEEHLTLTTRMFQHMFPTIDVNTVKLCLCQRIVLMNYNKETKLIDFRHYSIRLQPVGVSRRIRKFVQNHQVPDLRNLQDVSDFVTRTGYGSESEADEEAATVNLMSDLGRVNHASTKSAVKLQEIGPRMTLELIKIEEGLCTGQVLFSINENNGKVRSDEKNEEDEGLEGESDEDEDDGEDEEE; from the exons ATGGCTCGATTTCGAAAT aggaaaaggagcaagaTAGTTGTTAAGTCGAATTTGAAAAACAAGCAGCTTCCTACTGTTGATCAAGTTACTGGGAAGAAGATACCCCAAAATTTTGTATTCTCTAGAACAAAGCTTCCTTCTTCTTTACGACAACTTGAAATGGATTTGAGGAAATTGATGCTTCCTTATACTGCCCTTAAGCTCAAG GAAAAAAAGAGGAACAATATCAAGGACTTTTTGAATGTTGCTGGACCTATGGGCGTAACTCATTTCCTGATATTGTCTAAAACCCATACTGCGCCATTTTTGAGAGTTGCAAAGATCCCACAGGGTCCAACTCTTACATTTAAAATCCACAAATACTCATTAGCTGTGGATGTTGCTCAATCTCAGTTGCGGCCTCGATGTCCACAAgatcttttcaaaaattctcCATTG CTTGTTTTATCCGGCTTTGGCACTGGAGAGGAACATTTAACTCTGACAACTAGAATGTTTCAGCACATGTTCCCTACTATTGATGTTAATACA GTAAAACTTTGTCTCTGTCAGAGAATAGTATTGATGAATTATAACAAAGAAACTAAACTTATAGATTTCCGGCATTATTCTATAAGATTACAACCTGTTGGTGTGTCACGGAGGATAAGAAAATTTGTGCAGAATCATCAGGTGCCTGATTTAAGAAACCTGCAGGATGTGAGTGATTTTGTTACCAG GACTGGTTATGGATCTGAAAGTGAAGCTGATGAAGAAGCTGCAACTGTCAACCTCATGAGTGATCTTGGTAGAGTCAACCATGCATCTACGAAAAGTGCTGTTAAACTTCAAGAGATTGGACCAAGGATGACTCTTGAACTGATCAAAATTGAGGAGGGACTGTGTACTGGTCAAGTGCTGTTCAGTATCAATG aaaacaatggtAAAGTGAGATCTGAcgagaaaaatgaagaagacGAAGGATTAGAAGGGGAAAGCGACGAGGACGAGGACGATGGGGAAGACGAGGAAGAATAG
- the LOC130827467 gene encoding mitochondrial zinc maintenance protein 1, mitochondrial encodes MMRTEVLKAYRQILKATRKSFAGDSQMLKASAMEVRTKFEENRSVASESDIQRLIDDAYTAAQFISTNIVQAKLNDRGSYEMKPSKEHAGATLEVPSEEILKN; translated from the exons ATGATGAGAACAGAGGTTCTAAAAGCCTATAGACAGATTCTCAAAGCCACTCGAAAATCGTTTGCAGGAGATTCCCAGATGCTTAAAGCTTCTGCCATGGAAGTTCGTACCAAATTTGAAGAGAATCGAAGCGTCGCTTCTGAATCCGACATTCAAAGGCTTATTGACGATGCTTACACAGCTGCTCAGTTCATTTCTACCAACATCGTCCAAGCCAAGCTCAATGACCGTGGTTCTTATG AAATGAAACCAAGTAAAGAACACGCTGGTGCAACTTTGGAGGTTCCATCAGAAGAGATTTTAAAGAATTGA
- the LOC130827468 gene encoding pectinesterase inhibitor 6: MIQNPTKSFTIFSFLLGFIITTAQYPTVMNAENYVEEACKVTRYQDLCIKSLASYSNKAKKSPHKWARVGVSVTISEVKYVSKYLYKVKIRNHVKGKKVRTALSDCVECIQDTLDNLYKSLSVLRRLSFGEFNDQVGDVLTWLSAALTDEDTCLNGFDGAKIRNKSIVKVCNKVQNVSYITSNALALVNKLASAGLEDLDARHL; this comes from the coding sequence atgaTCCAAAACCCAACAAAATCATTCACCATATTTTCATTCCTACTTGGCTTCATCATCACAACTGCACAATACCCTACTGTTATGAATGCTGAAAATTATGTTGAAGAAGCATGTAAAGTAACAAGATACCAAGACTTATGTATCAAATCCTTAGCTTCCTACTCCAATAAGGCCAAAAAGAGCCCACATAAGTGGGCCCGGGTCGGCGTATCCGTCACAATTTCTGAGGtaaaatatgtgtcaaaatACCTCTATAAAGTCAAAATACGCAATCATGTTAAAGGTAAAAAAGTTAGGACAGCATTAAGTGATTGTGTAGAGTGTATACAAGATACACTAGATAATCTTTATAAATCACTTAGCGTGTTAAGAAGGTTAAGTTTTGGGGAGTTTAATGATCAAGTTGGGGATGTTTTGACTTGGTTAAGTGCTGCTTTAACTGATGAGGACACTTGTCTTAATGGGTTTGATGGTGctaaaataagaaataagagTATTGTTAAGGTTTGTAATAAGGTTCAAAATGTTAGTTATATTACTAGTAATGCTCTTGCTCTTGTTAATAAACTTGCTAGTGCTGGACTTGAAGATTTGGATGCTCGTCATCTTTAG
- the LOC130827469 gene encoding UDP-glucuronic acid decarboxylase 2-like codes for MAMELTFRGHEVQLLSDEYYPKPPKPWHSVTRPIHYLLREQRLVFLLLGIAISTLVFCFFPSSPPTLTNYNMHDSLVGESFLTAEPTRLLPHRVRGGFRSGKVTLGLKTKGLRIVVTGGAGFVGSHLVDRLIARGDSVIVVDNFFTGRKENVMHHFGNPRFELIRHDVVEPLLLEVDQIYHLACPASPVHYKHNPVKTIKTNVVGTLNMLGLAKRVGARFLLTSTSEVYGDPLEHPQKETYWGNVNPIGVRSCYDEGKRTAETLAMDYHRGAGVEVRIARIFNTYGPRMCIDDGRVVSNFVAQVLRKEPMTVYGDGKQTRSFQFVSDLVDGLMRLMEGEHVGPFNLGNPGEFTMLELAKVVQETIDPNARIEFKPNTEDDPHMRKPDISKAKELLGWEPKIPLNKGLPMMISDFRQRIFGDQKVGNTTAF; via the exons ATGGCTATGGAGCTCACCTTCAGAGGCCACGAAGTTCAACTCCTTTCGGACGAGTACTATCCCAAACCACCCAAACCATGGCACAGCGTAACTCGTCCGATTCACTATCTCTTACGCGAACAACGACTCGTTTTCCTCCTCCTCGGCATTGCAATCTCCACATTGGTTTTCTGTTTCTTTCCTTCATCACCCCCGACGTTAACCAATTACAACATGCACGATTCACTCGTTGGAGAATCGTTCCTCACGGCTGAGCCGACTCGGTTGTTGCCACACAGAGTGAGGGGCGGATTTAGATCGGGGAAAGTCACTCTAGGGTTGAAGACAAAAGGATTGAGAATAGTTGTGACGGGTGGCGCGGGGTTTGTAGGATCTCATCTCGTAGACCGTTTGATTGCTCGAGGTGATAGCGTGATTGTAGTGGATAATTTTTTTACTGGAAGAAAGGAGAATGTTATGCATCATTTTGGAAATCCTAGATTTGAATTGATTCGACACGACGTCGTTGAACCTCTTTTATTGGAGGTTGATCAGATCTATCATTTGGCTTGCCCTGCTTCCCCTGTTCATTACAAGCACAACCCTGTCAAGACTATC AAGACAAATGTGGTGGGAACATTGAACATGTTAGGGTTGGCAAAAAGAGTGGGTGCAAGGTTTCTTCTAACAAGCACAAGTGAAGTTTATGGTGATCCTTTGGAACATCCTCAGAAAGAGACTTATTGGGGCAACGTTAATCCCATTG GTGTTCGAAGTTGTTATGATGAAGGAAAGCGTACAGCTGAAACATTGGCCATGGACTACCATCGAGGTGCTGGTGTTGAG GTGAGGATTGCTAGGATTTTCAACACATATGGTCCTCGGATGTGCATTGATGATGGCCGTGTTGTTAGTAACTTTGTTGCACAG GTCCTAAGGAAGGAACCAATGACTGTATATGGTGACGGAAAGCAGACCAGGAGTTTCCAGTTTGTTTCTGACTTG GTTGATGGTTTGATGCGCCTTATGGAGGGTGAACATGTGGGTCCTTTCAATTTGGGAAATCCCGGTGAATTTACCATGCTTGAACTTGCCAAG GTTGTTCAGGAGACAATAGATCCAAATGCAAGGATAGAATTTAAACCAAACACAGAGGATGATCCTCACATGAGAAAACCCGATATCTCAAAGGCTAAAGAGTTGCTCGGATGGGAGCCTAAGATCCCGCTCAATAAAGGTCTGCCTATGATGATTTCCGACTTCAGGCAGCGTATTTTCGGTGACCAGAAAGTCGGAAACACCACCGCATTTTAA